A single Aestuariirhabdus haliotis DNA region contains:
- a CDS encoding TetR/AcrR family transcriptional regulator, protein MPKVVDHEAYRQELTTKAVAVFTEHGYHGLGMRGIAEAMGVSKSALYHYFPSKKALFEACTEFITQPYSLYGQDSDHAKSDTIDEPLKALLTTLDNRFRGEMVLLLDYVKDRDSADIQNDPLLRKADQAFLNELTKAVGTKHSEQAYALMMGGLLLRLFNGNQTTIDEIQAWIEALVEKAQTPD, encoded by the coding sequence ATGCCCAAAGTCGTTGACCACGAGGCCTACCGACAGGAATTAACCACCAAAGCCGTAGCGGTGTTTACTGAGCATGGCTACCACGGGCTTGGTATGCGTGGTATAGCCGAAGCAATGGGGGTCTCTAAAAGTGCGCTTTATCATTATTTCCCCAGCAAAAAGGCACTGTTTGAAGCCTGCACCGAGTTCATCACGCAACCCTACAGCCTCTATGGCCAGGATAGTGATCATGCAAAATCCGACACAATCGATGAGCCATTAAAGGCACTGTTAACAACCCTGGATAATCGTTTCCGGGGCGAGATGGTTCTGCTACTGGACTATGTCAAAGACCGAGATAGTGCCGATATACAAAATGATCCACTGTTAAGAAAAGCCGACCAGGCCTTTCTTAACGAGCTCACCAAAGCAGTAGGCACCAAGCACTCAGAACAGGCCTATGCTCTGATGATGGGAGGATTACTACTCAGGTTGTTCAACGGCAATCAAACGACTATCGATGAGATTCAAGCCTGGATCGAAGCACTTGTGGAGAAAGCGCAAACCCCAGATTGA
- a CDS encoding glutathione S-transferase family protein: protein MPKSKDASLQYRHYGWQVSPYTAKTRAGLRFKRASFEDIAPDYRTMKKRLAPKVGRIIMPVMETPEGEYLQDSTVILDHLEQQFPERPLLPVTPRQRLLCRLIELYADEWLPSIALHYRWYYKEQNYAFITREFGASALPNWPGFVQRFLGRKLADRMQSYLPLCGVTERSVPAVERWCERLLSILEDHLQQHRYLLGASPCVADLALYGPIYAHLYRDPYSSALVKQHPALVDWIHRLGEGAPEAKAGQWLEKDAVPSTLDPLLQMIFGEMFPSLNQLVERVSVWLEEHPDADTLPRALGKIDMHIQGVTETRACITYTYWMLQRVLDDYQSLSCAEQQSVDQWLEPCGVLDALQLRLPEPLRLERCRLRRSL, encoded by the coding sequence ATGCCCAAGTCGAAAGACGCCTCACTCCAGTACCGCCACTACGGCTGGCAAGTGTCGCCCTACACAGCCAAGACCCGTGCCGGGTTACGTTTCAAGCGGGCGTCTTTCGAGGATATAGCGCCCGATTATCGCACCATGAAAAAACGCCTGGCACCTAAGGTTGGGCGGATTATTATGCCGGTGATGGAGACGCCTGAGGGCGAGTACTTGCAGGACTCCACGGTGATTCTCGATCATCTGGAGCAGCAATTTCCCGAGCGGCCATTGTTACCGGTTACGCCTCGCCAACGGCTGTTATGCCGATTGATCGAGCTCTACGCCGACGAATGGTTACCGAGCATTGCGCTGCATTATCGCTGGTATTACAAAGAGCAAAATTACGCCTTTATTACCCGGGAATTTGGTGCCAGCGCATTGCCCAACTGGCCCGGTTTTGTGCAGCGGTTCCTCGGTCGAAAACTGGCAGACCGAATGCAATCCTATTTGCCGTTGTGTGGCGTTACGGAACGATCGGTACCAGCGGTGGAGCGCTGGTGCGAGCGTTTGTTATCGATTCTGGAAGATCATCTACAGCAACATCGGTATCTGTTGGGAGCATCCCCCTGTGTGGCCGACCTGGCTTTGTATGGGCCTATCTATGCTCACCTGTATCGTGATCCGTATTCCAGCGCATTGGTCAAACAACACCCGGCGCTAGTCGATTGGATTCATCGGTTGGGCGAGGGTGCCCCTGAGGCGAAGGCTGGACAGTGGCTGGAAAAGGATGCGGTGCCCTCGACACTGGATCCCCTGTTACAGATGATCTTCGGGGAGATGTTTCCATCCCTGAATCAACTGGTAGAGCGCGTGTCAGTCTGGCTGGAGGAACACCCCGATGCCGATACCCTGCCCAGGGCGTTGGGCAAGATCGATATGCATATTCAGGGTGTCACCGAAACACGAGCCTGCATCACCTATACCTATTGGATGTTGCAGCGGGTGCTGGACGATTACCAATCCCTGAGTTGTGCTGAACAGCAAAGCGTCGATCAGTGGTTGGAACCTTGCGGAGTGCTCGATGCCCTGCAGCTGCGCCTTCCCGAGCCTTTGAGGCTTGAACGGTGCCGCTTGCGGCGCAGTCTTTGA
- a CDS encoding LysE family translocator produces MDYLQVISFAIIALLLVISPGPNGLLIAKTVPSAGKQAGFANVAGFLAAFYLHGSLSILGISVILTQSAEAFFVVKLLGAAYLTWIGLKALLSATRPSPKPQTNAIPGRSKAKLSRSFLEGFLTNALNPKVSMFYLAAFPQFMPIGDNAISYAFLLVTVHSLINLLWFSSMVLLFSRLVSASKNPVFQRVLQGVTGVVFIGFGAKLMALQPK; encoded by the coding sequence ATGGATTATCTTCAAGTTATCAGCTTTGCCATAATCGCCCTGCTGCTGGTTATCTCCCCCGGGCCCAATGGCCTGTTGATTGCGAAAACAGTGCCCAGCGCTGGCAAGCAAGCCGGATTCGCCAACGTTGCCGGTTTTCTGGCCGCTTTCTACCTTCACGGTAGCCTGTCGATTCTGGGTATTTCGGTGATCCTGACCCAGTCGGCGGAAGCCTTTTTTGTGGTCAAACTGCTGGGTGCAGCATATCTCACCTGGATTGGTCTCAAAGCCCTGCTAAGCGCTACCCGTCCCAGCCCAAAACCTCAAACCAACGCAATACCCGGCCGCAGCAAAGCCAAGCTGAGCCGATCGTTTCTCGAAGGCTTTTTGACCAACGCCCTGAATCCCAAAGTGTCGATGTTTTATCTGGCCGCCTTTCCGCAATTTATGCCCATTGGCGACAACGCTATCAGCTATGCGTTCTTGCTGGTCACGGTTCATTCGCTGATTAATCTACTCTGGTTTTCCTCCATGGTGCTGTTGTTCTCACGTCTGGTTAGTGCGAGCAAAAATCCGGTTTTCCAACGAGTCCTACAGGGTGTTACCGGCGTGGTGTTTATCGGCTTTGGCGCAAAGCTGATGGCGCTGCAACCTAAATAG
- a CDS encoding NfeD family protein has product MIEYIVNHQAEFWLVLGLALLAVEVLTGFVTGVFLFAGLGALASGALMSLTLIPETWTAGVACTGISTGIITALLWRPLKRLQGGRKSQKDNSSDFIGHEFVLESDISATQPGSTLYSGITWKVEVDHKAGVSEIKAGQRVAVTSVDVGRFRVKPV; this is encoded by the coding sequence ATGATTGAATACATCGTCAACCACCAGGCGGAATTCTGGTTGGTCCTGGGCCTGGCCTTGCTGGCGGTTGAAGTGCTAACCGGTTTTGTTACCGGCGTATTTCTGTTCGCCGGCTTGGGTGCGTTAGCCAGCGGCGCGTTAATGAGCCTGACCCTGATTCCGGAAACCTGGACTGCCGGTGTGGCCTGTACCGGTATCAGCACCGGTATTATCACCGCCTTGTTGTGGCGACCGCTCAAGCGTTTACAGGGTGGTCGTAAATCCCAAAAAGACAACAGCAGTGATTTTATTGGTCACGAGTTTGTGCTGGAGAGCGATATTAGCGCTACCCAGCCGGGCTCAACCCTGTATTCAGGGATAACCTGGAAAGTCGAGGTCGACCACAAGGCCGGTGTCAGTGAGATCAAGGCTGGCCAGCGAGTCGCGGTAACCTCGGTTGATGTGGGACGTTTTCGCGTTAAGCCCGTGTAA
- a CDS encoding SPFH domain-containing protein, translated as MAIEQLFGFIFNFWVVLAVLVVILVKSSVKFVPQNQAFVVERFGKYNKTMVAGLNMLVPFIDKVTYEQSLKEHAYDVPSQAAITKDNISLVVDGVLYLKLLDPYKASYGVDNYVYAVSQLAQTTMRSEIGKIDLDKTFEERESLNINIVNAINTASEPWGIQVMRYEIKDIEPPRTILDAMERQMKAEREKRATILESEGQRQSAINVAEGDKQAQVLSAEADKAEQILRAEGEAKAIIAVAEAQATALETVGRVADTHEGQKAIQLNLADKAIDAKQAIAKDSTVVLLPEGNTGAAGVVAEAMTIINTLNADKNVQS; from the coding sequence ATGGCGATCGAACAGCTATTTGGCTTCATCTTTAATTTTTGGGTAGTGCTGGCAGTACTGGTTGTTATTCTGGTCAAGTCGTCGGTCAAGTTTGTGCCGCAGAATCAGGCTTTCGTCGTCGAGCGCTTCGGCAAGTACAACAAAACCATGGTAGCCGGTTTGAATATGCTGGTTCCCTTTATCGACAAGGTAACCTACGAGCAATCCCTGAAAGAGCACGCCTACGATGTGCCTAGCCAGGCGGCCATCACCAAGGACAATATTTCTCTGGTCGTGGATGGTGTTCTGTACCTGAAATTGCTCGACCCCTACAAGGCTTCCTACGGTGTCGATAACTACGTTTACGCGGTGTCCCAGCTGGCGCAAACCACCATGCGTAGTGAGATCGGTAAGATCGATCTGGACAAAACCTTTGAAGAGCGTGAAAGCCTCAACATCAATATCGTGAACGCCATCAATACCGCGTCCGAGCCCTGGGGCATTCAGGTGATGCGTTACGAGATCAAGGATATCGAGCCACCTCGTACCATTCTTGATGCTATGGAACGCCAGATGAAAGCGGAGCGTGAAAAGCGCGCGACCATCCTGGAATCCGAAGGTCAGCGTCAATCGGCGATTAACGTGGCCGAAGGTGACAAGCAGGCGCAGGTGCTGTCGGCGGAAGCCGACAAGGCCGAGCAGATTCTACGCGCCGAAGGTGAGGCGAAAGCCATTATTGCCGTGGCCGAGGCTCAAGCCACCGCCCTTGAGACGGTTGGTAGAGTTGCCGATACCCATGAAGGCCAGAAGGCGATTCAGTTGAACCTGGCCGATAAAGCGATCGATGCCAAGCAAGCGATTGCCAAGGACTCCACCGTAGTCCTGCTGCCCGAAGGTAATACCGGCGCGGCCGGTGTTGTTGCCGAAGCCATGACCATCATTAATACCCTGAACGCCGACAAGAACGTTCAATCCTAG
- a CDS encoding amino acid ABC transporter substrate-binding protein: MRFAIAAFMLVSMYFSTSANAADLTQTLKRIDKSGEINLGYRENEPPMSFHDPDGKPVGYTIDLCNLIVAGVKLKLERSDIKVNYVPVTAENRFSAVQSKEIDLLCGATTKTLSRSELVGFTQLTFVTGASMLSLTEKEVPSIKDLKGKRIAVVKNTTTLETIKNIITERLIDAEIVQVESAVEAMDMLDKSEIDAFSSDQAVLIGQIIDREGVKKYSLSKEMYSFEPFAIALQRGDADFQLVADRVLAQLYRSGQIGTIYNQWFGRFGEKAPMILQAMYQLNATPK, from the coding sequence ATGCGTTTTGCTATTGCGGCGTTCATGCTGGTGAGCATGTACTTTTCAACCAGTGCCAATGCTGCCGATTTAACCCAGACATTAAAGCGGATCGATAAATCCGGTGAGATCAACCTGGGATATCGTGAAAACGAACCACCCATGTCTTTCCATGATCCCGATGGCAAACCGGTCGGCTATACCATCGATCTTTGTAATCTGATCGTTGCTGGCGTCAAGCTCAAGCTTGAACGCTCCGACATAAAAGTTAACTACGTTCCGGTCACTGCCGAGAATCGCTTTAGCGCTGTTCAGTCTAAAGAGATCGATCTGCTCTGTGGTGCCACCACGAAAACCCTGAGCCGGTCGGAGCTGGTTGGTTTTACCCAGCTTACCTTTGTCACGGGTGCCTCGATGCTGAGCCTGACCGAAAAAGAAGTTCCCAGCATTAAGGATCTGAAAGGCAAACGCATCGCCGTAGTCAAGAACACCACGACTCTGGAAACTATTAAAAACATTATCACTGAGCGCCTGATCGATGCCGAAATTGTCCAAGTCGAGTCGGCCGTTGAAGCGATGGATATGCTGGATAAATCAGAGATCGATGCTTTCTCTTCTGATCAGGCGGTATTGATCGGACAGATCATCGACCGGGAAGGTGTGAAGAAATATTCCCTGTCCAAAGAGATGTACTCATTCGAACCTTTTGCCATCGCTCTGCAGCGAGGCGATGCTGATTTCCAACTGGTCGCCGATCGAGTATTGGCCCAGCTCTATCGTAGCGGTCAAATCGGCACTATCTATAATCAGTGGTTCGGCCGCTTTGGCGAAAAAGCACCCATGATTTTACAGGCAATGTATCAGCTGAACGCTACACCAAAATAG
- a CDS encoding spermidine synthase family protein, protein MNPWTELGVADIPNGGGQLKLSQRDKEFSIRLSGVRGELMNSRVHSSEEALSELGCAHLSEADDAQVLVGGLGMGFTLAAALKAVSASATVTVAELIPEVVEWNRGPLGECAGHPLRDSRTRIHAGDVAQLFAPRQPSFDAILLDVDNGPEGITHTDNNGLYSMAGLAAIYDSLHPEGMLAIWSAGADPMFNIRLKKAGFKAKTRTVRARQGKGSRHTIFLAQKPWR, encoded by the coding sequence ATGAATCCCTGGACAGAATTGGGTGTGGCAGACATTCCGAACGGTGGTGGTCAGCTAAAGCTATCCCAGCGGGATAAGGAATTTTCGATCCGCCTGTCTGGCGTTCGCGGCGAGCTGATGAACAGCCGGGTGCACAGTTCGGAAGAGGCTTTATCGGAGCTGGGTTGTGCCCACCTGAGCGAAGCCGATGATGCCCAGGTTCTGGTCGGCGGACTGGGTATGGGGTTTACTCTTGCGGCGGCACTCAAGGCGGTATCAGCATCGGCCACAGTGACCGTGGCTGAGCTGATTCCCGAAGTGGTCGAATGGAATCGAGGGCCGCTGGGGGAATGTGCCGGTCACCCTCTGCGAGACAGTCGTACCCGCATTCATGCCGGTGATGTGGCGCAGCTGTTTGCACCTCGTCAGCCAAGTTTTGATGCCATCTTGCTCGATGTGGATAACGGCCCCGAAGGTATCACTCATACCGATAACAACGGCCTCTATTCCATGGCAGGGCTGGCCGCGATATACGACAGTCTGCACCCGGAAGGCATGCTGGCGATCTGGTCGGCAGGTGCTGATCCCATGTTTAACATTCGCCTCAAGAAAGCCGGTTTTAAAGCCAAGACTCGCACCGTGAGGGCACGGCAAGGCAAAGGCAGTCGCCATACCATTTTTCTGGCGCAGAAGCCCTGGCGCTAG
- a CDS encoding iron-containing alcohol dehydrogenase: MSNAFYMPPMSLLGPDAIKELGPELTAREFKKALVVTDKVLVDIKLVDNLTRELDSHQIDFVIFDDVKPNPTEKNIEDGLSLLQQEGCDFVISFGGGSPHDCAKGIALVATNGGHISDYSKGVHLSKKPQLPLVTVNTTAGTAAEMTVFSVVTDEANHTKYPVVDKNITPIIAVNDTELMVAMPKHLTAATGMDALTHAVEAYVSTMATPITDASAIKAIELVANNLEAAVQNGEDRAARDAMQYAEYLAGMAFSNASLGYVHSMAHQLGGVYDLVHGLCNAILLPEVARFNAAKTPERFADIAKAMGVDVTAMSASDAAEAGVQAIELLSAKVGTKQKLGDLGVKVERLEFMAINALNDPCSLTNPREATSDEIVGIYQKLM, encoded by the coding sequence ATGAGTAACGCCTTTTATATGCCCCCTATGTCTTTGTTGGGTCCTGACGCCATTAAAGAGTTGGGCCCGGAGCTGACCGCAAGGGAATTCAAAAAAGCCCTGGTGGTGACCGACAAGGTTTTGGTGGATATCAAGCTGGTTGATAATCTGACCCGTGAACTGGATAGTCATCAAATCGATTTTGTTATTTTCGATGATGTAAAGCCCAACCCGACCGAAAAAAATATCGAAGATGGCCTGAGTTTGCTGCAGCAAGAGGGCTGTGATTTTGTTATTTCATTTGGCGGTGGTTCGCCCCACGATTGTGCCAAGGGCATTGCTCTTGTAGCGACCAATGGCGGTCACATTAGTGATTATTCAAAAGGGGTCCACCTGTCCAAAAAGCCTCAACTGCCGTTGGTTACTGTGAATACCACAGCGGGCACGGCGGCCGAGATGACCGTCTTCAGTGTGGTCACCGACGAAGCCAATCACACCAAGTATCCGGTGGTGGACAAAAACATCACGCCGATTATCGCCGTTAATGATACCGAGCTGATGGTAGCTATGCCCAAGCACCTGACGGCGGCGACCGGTATGGATGCCCTGACTCATGCAGTTGAGGCCTATGTTTCCACCATGGCAACGCCAATTACCGATGCGTCCGCGATCAAGGCGATAGAATTGGTTGCCAACAATCTGGAAGCGGCCGTTCAGAACGGTGAAGACCGTGCTGCCCGGGACGCCATGCAATATGCCGAGTATCTGGCCGGGATGGCGTTTTCCAACGCCTCGCTGGGTTATGTGCACTCCATGGCGCACCAGCTGGGAGGTGTTTATGACCTGGTGCATGGCCTGTGCAACGCGATCCTGTTGCCCGAAGTGGCCCGCTTTAATGCCGCAAAAACGCCGGAGCGTTTTGCCGACATTGCCAAGGCAATGGGGGTTGATGTGACCGCAATGAGTGCGTCCGACGCCGCCGAAGCTGGCGTGCAAGCCATTGAGTTGTTGTCCGCCAAGGTGGGTACCAAGCAAAAACTGGGTGATCTCGGTGTGAAGGTTGAGCGCCTGGAATTTATGGCGATCAATGCCCTCAATGATCCTTGTTCGTTGACCAATCCGAGGGAAGCGACTAGCGATGAAATCGTCGGTATCTATCAAAAACTGATGTAA